The segment ACGACCAGCTAATCCTGCGCGGATTGCGTATTGTGGACGGCACAGCCGGTCTTTTTGTAAGCTACCCCATCGACCCGTTTTTCAAGGGCGAAGACTTACGCAACATCGCAATTCCCATTACACGACAGCTTCGCGAACACATCGAAAACTGCATCCTGAGAAAGTACCAAGATATAGCGAATCAGGAGACGTAATCATGCCGATTGCAAAGATCAAGACTGAAGAAGAACGTGCAAGGCTTGACCGCATCTTTGCGGAGGTGGAAGCCGCCGAGCGCGGCGAAACAGCACCGGAAGCCGACTCCAGGACTCAACAGCAGATCGACGAAGACAACCGACGCGCAAAAATCAAGCGCCTCGCAAACCTCGAAACAAAGGAGTTCATTGGGAACGTGAAGGCCAACATAGGCAACGGAGCTTTCACGACGCGTTGGGAAAAAATTTTGTCGCAGTTCATCATGGACCGAATCGCGCCGAT is part of the Fibrobacter succinogenes genome and harbors:
- a CDS encoding septation protein SpoVG family protein, giving the protein MAQKKKSKLEFDCLAVTEVNVTKFPNLPGASHIKGVAEIVLNDQLILRGLRIVDGTAGLFVSYPIDPFFKGEDLRNIAIPITRQLREHIENCILRKYQDIANQET